A DNA window from Streptococcus sp. LPB0220 contains the following coding sequences:
- a CDS encoding PaaI family thioesterase, with amino-acid sequence MKDFHFDAIAAFENYEIEKMRDGHVVVTTKVVESSLNYYGNAHGGYLFTLCDQVSGLVVVSQGVDGVTLQSSINYLKAGRLGDVLTIHGECVHSGRTTRVVDVDITNQDGANVCKATFTMFVTGVRDESAQVRI; translated from the coding sequence ATGAAAGATTTTCACTTTGATGCAATTGCTGCATTTGAAAATTATGAAATCGAAAAGATGAGAGATGGCCATGTAGTGGTGACAACCAAGGTCGTAGAATCATCGCTCAATTATTATGGAAATGCGCATGGAGGCTATCTCTTTACCCTGTGTGACCAAGTCAGTGGTTTGGTTGTTGTTTCTCAAGGTGTCGATGGGGTAACCTTGCAATCCTCCATCAATTACTTGAAAGCAGGGCGTCTGGGGGATGTCCTCACGATCCATGGTGAATGTGTCCACAGTGGACGGACGACTCGAGTTGTGGATGTCGATATTACCAATCAAGACGGGGCCAATGTCTGCAAGGCAACCTTTACGATGTTTGTTACGGGAGTGAGAGATGAGTCCGCACAAGTACGCATTTAA
- the lepA gene encoding translation elongation factor 4 — protein MPNFEELKKRQEKIRNFSIIAHIDHGKSTLADRILEKTETVSSREMQAQLLDSMDLERERGITIKLNAIELNYTAKDGETYIFHLIDTPGHVDFTYEVSRSLAACEGAILVVDAAQGIEAQTLANVYLALDNDLEILPVINKIDLPAADPERVRTEVEDVIGLDASEAVLASAKAGIGIEEILEQIVEKVPAPTGDVEAPLQALIFDSVYDAYRGVILQVRVVNGMVKPGDKIQLMSNGKTFDVTEVGIFTPKAVGRDFLATGDVGYIAASIKTVADTRVGDTVTLASNPASEPLHGYKQMNPMVFAGLYPIESNKYNDLREALEKLQLNDASLQFEPETSQALGFGFRCGFLGLLHMDVIQERLEREFNIDLIMTAPSVIYKVNLTDGEALDVSNPSEFPDPTKIASIEEPYVKAQIMVPQEFVGAVMELAQRKRGDFVTMDYIDENRVNVIYQIPLAEIVFDFFDKLKSSTRGYASFDYELSEYRPSKLVKMDILLNGDTVDALSFIVHKDFAYERGKLIVEKLKKIIPRQQFEVPIQAAIGHKIVARTDIKALRKNVLAKCYGGDVSRKRKLLEKQKAGKKRMKAIGSVEVPQEAFLSVLSMDEE, from the coding sequence ATGCCAAATTTTGAAGAATTAAAAAAACGACAAGAGAAGATTCGGAACTTCTCGATCATCGCCCATATTGACCATGGAAAGTCAACCTTGGCCGATCGAATCTTAGAAAAAACAGAAACCGTGTCTAGTCGGGAGATGCAAGCCCAACTCCTAGACAGTATGGACCTGGAACGGGAACGTGGGATTACCATTAAGCTGAATGCCATAGAGTTGAACTACACGGCTAAAGATGGGGAAACCTATATCTTCCACTTGATTGACACACCAGGACACGTGGACTTTACCTATGAGGTTTCGCGGTCGCTTGCTGCCTGTGAGGGAGCCATTCTCGTAGTAGATGCCGCTCAAGGGATTGAAGCCCAGACTCTAGCCAATGTTTACCTTGCTTTGGACAATGATTTAGAAATCCTGCCAGTCATTAATAAGATTGACTTGCCAGCTGCAGACCCAGAACGGGTGCGCACAGAAGTAGAAGATGTCATCGGTCTGGATGCTAGTGAAGCTGTCCTAGCCTCTGCCAAAGCTGGTATTGGGATTGAAGAAATTTTGGAGCAGATTGTTGAGAAAGTTCCAGCACCGACGGGTGATGTTGAAGCCCCTCTTCAAGCCTTGATCTTTGACTCTGTATATGATGCCTATCGTGGGGTGATTCTTCAGGTCCGAGTGGTCAATGGAATGGTTAAACCAGGCGATAAGATCCAACTCATGAGCAATGGTAAGACCTTTGATGTCACAGAAGTTGGGATCTTTACTCCTAAAGCAGTTGGACGTGATTTCCTTGCAACTGGAGACGTCGGCTATATTGCGGCTTCTATCAAAACCGTTGCGGACACCCGCGTCGGGGATACGGTGACCCTAGCTTCCAATCCGGCAAGTGAGCCACTACATGGATACAAGCAAATGAATCCAATGGTCTTTGCCGGTCTTTACCCAATCGAATCTAACAAATACAATGATCTTCGTGAAGCCTTGGAAAAATTGCAATTGAATGACGCCAGTCTTCAATTTGAACCGGAAACTTCTCAGGCCCTCGGTTTTGGTTTCCGTTGTGGTTTCTTGGGTCTCCTTCATATGGACGTTATCCAGGAGCGCTTGGAGCGCGAGTTCAACATTGACTTGATCATGACAGCACCGTCTGTTATCTACAAGGTCAATTTGACAGACGGAGAAGCACTGGATGTCTCAAACCCTTCTGAGTTTCCAGATCCAACCAAGATTGCTTCGATCGAAGAACCTTATGTCAAAGCACAAATCATGGTGCCACAAGAGTTTGTCGGTGCGGTTATGGAACTGGCCCAACGGAAACGCGGTGATTTTGTGACCATGGACTACATCGATGAAAATCGGGTGAATGTCATCTATCAAATTCCACTGGCGGAAATTGTCTTTGATTTCTTTGATAAATTGAAATCTTCTACTCGTGGCTATGCGAGCTTTGACTATGAGTTGTCTGAATACCGTCCTTCTAAATTGGTCAAAATGGATATCCTTCTCAATGGCGATACCGTCGATGCCCTCAGCTTTATCGTTCACAAGGACTTTGCTTATGAACGTGGTAAGTTGATCGTTGAGAAGCTCAAGAAGATTATCCCTCGTCAACAGTTTGAAGTGCCTATCCAAGCAGCGATCGGTCATAAGATCGTGGCCCGTACAGATATCAAGGCCCTTCGTAAGAATGTCTTGGCCAAGTGTTATGGTGGGGACGTCTCACGGAAACGCAAGCTTCTTGAAAAGCAAAAAGCTGGTAAGAAACGGATGAAGGCCATTGGATCTGTAGAAGTACCACAGGAAGCCTTCTTATCTGTCTTGTCAATGGATGAAGAATAA
- a CDS encoding Cof-type HAD-IIB family hydrolase: MIKLIAIDLDGTLLHEDKTLSKGNIEALHRAHEAGYDIVICTGRPLAGVRPIFEEIGLPDGNYYMIINNGCTTLSTKNWEIIGKEELSLEDMHRLHVLTEDTDVQLTLFDIDHYLVVAPEASELVTMDAGIVNSKPTLVSEEDLPNLVPIFQAMYVGDPSAIDDFQAQNEAALEADFNTVRSQDILFEILPKGASKASALQALSQTLGYRRDQVMALGDANNDLEMLRFAGYSVAMGNGNAAVKEIADFITLTNDEDGVAHAIHKLIETEKGE, translated from the coding sequence ATGATTAAATTAATTGCGATTGACTTGGACGGAACTCTTTTGCATGAGGATAAGACTCTCTCTAAAGGCAATATTGAAGCTCTCCACCGGGCCCATGAAGCCGGTTATGATATTGTGATCTGTACTGGTCGCCCCTTAGCGGGGGTACGGCCCATCTTTGAAGAGATTGGTCTTCCTGATGGCAACTACTATATGATTATCAATAACGGGTGTACAACCTTGTCGACTAAGAATTGGGAAATCATTGGCAAGGAAGAGTTGAGCCTTGAGGATATGCACCGCTTGCATGTTTTGACGGAAGATACAGATGTCCAGCTAACCTTATTTGACATAGATCACTACCTAGTGGTCGCACCTGAAGCCAGTGAACTTGTCACGATGGATGCGGGCATTGTTAATAGTAAACCGACACTTGTCTCAGAAGAGGATCTACCCAACCTTGTTCCTATTTTTCAAGCCATGTACGTAGGAGATCCTTCTGCTATTGATGACTTCCAAGCTCAGAACGAGGCTGCATTAGAGGCCGATTTTAACACTGTTCGTTCACAGGATATCTTGTTTGAAATCTTGCCAAAAGGCGCGAGCAAGGCTTCTGCTCTTCAAGCATTAAGTCAAACATTGGGCTACAGGAGAGACCAGGTTATGGCTCTTGGAGATGCCAATAATGACCTTGAAATGCTACGTTTTGCTGGTTACAGCGTTGCTATGGGAAATGGCAATGCTGCTGTCAAGGAAATCGCAGACTTCATCACCCTGACCAATGATGAGGATGGTGTGGCCCATGCTATTCACAAATTAATTGAAACTGAAAAAGGAGAATGA
- a CDS encoding zinc ribbon domain-containing protein YjdM, with the protein MNNLPNCPKCNSEYVYEDGALLVCPECAYEWNPAEVEEEEGVVAIDANGNKLADGDTVTLIKDLKVKGAPKDLKQGTRVKNIRIVEGDHNIDCKIDGFGAMKLKSEFVKKI; encoded by the coding sequence ATGAATAACTTACCAAACTGTCCAAAATGTAACTCTGAATACGTCTATGAAGATGGAGCGCTCTTGGTGTGCCCAGAGTGTGCCTATGAATGGAACCCAGCTGAGGTCGAAGAAGAAGAGGGTGTCGTAGCGATTGATGCCAACGGAAACAAATTGGCTGATGGCGATACAGTGACCCTGATCAAAGATTTGAAAGTGAAGGGTGCACCAAAGGATTTGAAACAAGGAACGCGCGTGAAAAACATCCGTATCGTGGAAGGAGACCACAACATCGATTGTAAGATTGATGGCTTTGGCGCAATGAAACTCAAATCAGAATTTGTGAAGAAAATCTAA
- a CDS encoding GNAT family N-acetyltransferase → MIRTVQVKDAGQIRDLCHQALGYDSTLEKVAAQIDKFNSPDSDHFCFVYEEDQTGHILGYVEAEVYESLYSDAGLNVLGLAVFPSAQGRGIGRQLMERVEELAKSKHYAFIRLNSASHRKEAHLFYERIGYEGNKTQKRFLKIMN, encoded by the coding sequence ATGATTCGTACTGTTCAAGTTAAAGATGCAGGTCAAATTAGAGATTTATGTCACCAAGCATTGGGGTATGATTCGACCCTGGAGAAAGTGGCAGCTCAGATTGATAAATTTAATTCGCCAGATTCGGATCATTTTTGCTTTGTTTATGAAGAGGACCAAACAGGCCATATTCTTGGCTATGTGGAAGCAGAAGTTTATGAAAGTCTCTATAGTGACGCCGGTCTGAATGTTTTGGGTCTAGCGGTTTTTCCATCTGCTCAAGGACGTGGGATTGGTCGCCAATTGATGGAGCGAGTTGAAGAACTTGCCAAAAGCAAGCATTATGCTTTTATCCGTTTAAATTCCGCCTCTCATCGAAAAGAAGCCCATCTCTTTTACGAACGAATAGGTTATGAGGGAAATAAAACGCAGAAGCGATTTTTGAAAATAATGAATTAA
- a CDS encoding helix-turn-helix transcriptional regulator, which produces MARGRGKASPQDKEALRIISEKIRELLKEQGKKQIELSRITGIPASTLTGYVKGTSLPVPENLEKIAAFFQVAVAEIDPRLRNDFVVIDSEIERLYKKLDEGNQENLLSYGKSLLTHQKERQKIEKQYHSYSVYDSFAAYQNQKQADIVWFDQKIPYDLAFWIHTDSLEPKYVKGAVVLIKQTYYDQAGAIYAIDFDGQTLIKRVFREANGIRLVSLNKKYSDQIIPLDEEPGVIGKVIDGFVPLDLEEIK; this is translated from the coding sequence TTGGCTAGAGGTCGTGGAAAAGCAAGCCCTCAAGACAAAGAGGCATTACGGATTATATCGGAAAAAATCAGAGAATTACTGAAAGAACAAGGAAAAAAACAGATCGAATTATCTCGTATTACTGGAATCCCTGCAAGTACCCTGACTGGATATGTAAAAGGAACTTCTCTTCCCGTTCCTGAAAATTTAGAGAAGATTGCAGCCTTTTTCCAGGTAGCAGTTGCTGAAATTGACCCTCGTTTGCGCAATGATTTTGTGGTCATTGATTCAGAGATCGAACGATTGTATAAAAAGCTCGATGAAGGAAATCAAGAAAATCTTCTTTCTTATGGAAAGAGTCTCTTGACCCATCAGAAAGAAAGACAGAAAATTGAAAAGCAATACCACTCTTATTCTGTCTATGATTCTTTTGCAGCTTACCAAAATCAGAAACAAGCTGATATCGTCTGGTTTGATCAAAAGATTCCTTACGATTTGGCTTTTTGGATTCATACGGATTCCCTCGAGCCTAAATACGTAAAAGGGGCTGTTGTGTTAATCAAGCAAACCTATTATGATCAGGCAGGGGCTATTTATGCCATTGATTTTGATGGGCAAACGTTGATCAAACGTGTCTTTCGTGAGGCCAACGGTATTCGACTGGTTTCCCTCAATAAGAAATATAGTGATCAAATCATTCCACTAGATGAGGAACCTGGGGTGATTGGAAAAGTGATTGATGGCTTTGTTCCTCTTGATTTGGAGGAAATCAAATGA
- the pepT gene encoding peptidase T: MKYQNLLDRFITYVKVNTRSDENSTTTPSTQSQVDFATNVLIPEMKRVGLQNVYYLPNGYAIGTLPANDPSFTRKIGFISHMDTADFNAENVNPQIVENYDGGVIALGDSGFTLDPADFAHLNNYKGQTLITTDGTTLLGADDKSGIAEIMTAIEYLTAHPEIKHGEIRVGFGPDEEIGVGADQFDAEDFDVDFAYTVDGGPLGELQYETFSAAGAEITFKGRNVHPGTAKGQMINALQLAIDFHNKLPEGARPELTEGYEGFYHLMNIDGTVEEASASYIIRDFETESFEKRKDLMKSIADQMNAELGSERVLLTLKDQYYNMKQVIEKDMTPITLAKEVMEDLGITPIIEPIRGGTDGSKISFMGIPTPNIFAGGENMHGRFEYVSLQTMERAVDTIIGIVTKK, from the coding sequence ATGAAATACCAAAATTTGTTGGACCGTTTTATTACCTATGTAAAAGTTAACACACGCTCAGATGAAAATTCTACAACCACTCCAAGTACCCAATCACAAGTTGATTTTGCAACAAACGTCTTGATCCCTGAAATGAAACGCGTGGGGCTTCAAAACGTCTACTATTTGCCAAACGGCTATGCCATTGGAACACTTCCAGCTAATGATCCAAGCTTTACACGCAAGATTGGATTTATCTCTCACATGGATACCGCTGACTTCAATGCCGAAAATGTCAATCCTCAAATCGTTGAGAATTATGATGGGGGTGTCATTGCCCTTGGTGACTCTGGTTTCACACTCGATCCAGCCGATTTTGCTCATTTGAACAACTACAAGGGACAAACCTTGATCACAACGGATGGTACTACTCTTCTGGGGGCAGACGATAAGTCAGGTATCGCTGAAATCATGACAGCTATTGAATACCTGACAGCTCATCCTGAAATCAAACACGGAGAAATCCGTGTCGGCTTTGGTCCAGATGAAGAAATCGGAGTCGGGGCAGATCAATTTGATGCAGAGGATTTTGACGTAGACTTTGCCTATACTGTCGATGGTGGTCCTCTTGGAGAGCTTCAATACGAAACCTTCTCAGCAGCTGGGGCTGAAATTACCTTCAAAGGACGCAATGTCCACCCAGGTACAGCCAAAGGTCAAATGATCAACGCTCTTCAATTAGCCATTGATTTCCATAACAAACTCCCTGAAGGAGCACGTCCAGAATTAACCGAAGGCTATGAAGGCTTCTACCACTTGATGAACATCGATGGAACTGTCGAAGAAGCAAGTGCCAGCTACATCATTCGGGACTTTGAAACTGAAAGCTTTGAGAAACGCAAAGACCTTATGAAATCTATTGCCGATCAGATGAATGCGGAGCTCGGTAGCGAACGCGTTCTCCTCACCCTCAAAGATCAGTATTACAACATGAAGCAAGTGATTGAAAAAGATATGACACCGATTACCCTTGCTAAGGAAGTCATGGAAGATCTTGGAATCACTCCAATCATTGAACCAATCCGTGGTGGTACAGATGGATCTAAAATTTCCTTTATGGGGATTCCAACACCAAATATCTTTGCCGGTGGCGAAAACATGCATGGTCGCTTTGAATACGTAAGTCTCCAAACCATGGAACGCGCAGTTGATACCATTATCGGTATTGTGACCAAAAAATAA
- a CDS encoding aspartate carbamoyltransferase catalytic subunit → MSENQIALKNLVSMETLTNEEVMALIKRGIEFKNGAKAAYEDQHIISNLFFEPSTRTHKAFEVAELKLGCDLLDFDVKTSSVNKGETLYDTILTMSALGVDVCVIRHPEVDYYKELVESPTITASIVNGGDGSGQHPSQSLLDLMTIYQEFGHFDGLKVCIAGDLDHSRVAKSNMQILKRLGATLYFAGPDEWRSAEFEDYGTFVTIDEVIEEVDVMMFLRVQHERHDYESLFSKENYHRLHGLTQERYDRMKDTAILMHPAPVNRDVEIADHLVEAPKSRIVEQMTNGVFVRMAIIEAVLKGRGAK, encoded by the coding sequence ATGTCTGAAAATCAAATCGCTCTTAAAAACCTTGTCTCAATGGAAACTCTTACCAATGAAGAAGTAATGGCATTGATCAAACGTGGGATTGAGTTCAAAAACGGAGCAAAAGCAGCCTACGAAGACCAACACATCATCTCAAACCTTTTCTTTGAACCTTCAACTCGTACCCACAAAGCCTTTGAAGTGGCAGAGTTGAAATTGGGATGTGATCTCCTTGACTTTGATGTGAAGACAAGCTCTGTGAACAAAGGGGAAACACTTTACGATACCATCTTGACCATGTCAGCTCTTGGTGTAGATGTCTGCGTCATCCGTCACCCTGAAGTGGACTACTACAAAGAATTGGTTGAAAGCCCAACGATCACTGCATCTATCGTCAATGGTGGGGACGGTTCAGGTCAACACCCAAGCCAAAGCTTGCTTGATTTGATGACCATCTACCAAGAATTCGGTCACTTTGATGGTTTGAAAGTTTGTATCGCTGGGGACTTGGATCACTCACGTGTGGCTAAATCAAATATGCAAATCTTGAAACGTTTGGGAGCAACCCTCTACTTTGCAGGTCCAGACGAATGGAGAAGTGCGGAATTTGAAGACTATGGAACCTTCGTCACTATCGATGAAGTCATTGAAGAAGTGGATGTGATGATGTTCTTGCGTGTGCAACACGAACGTCATGATTACGAATCACTCTTCTCTAAAGAAAACTACCACCGTCTTCATGGCTTGACTCAAGAACGTTATGACCGTATGAAAGATACAGCGATCTTGATGCACCCAGCACCAGTCAACCGTGACGTTGAAATTGCGGACCACTTGGTAGAAGCTCCTAAATCTCGCATCGTAGAACAAATGACCAACGGTGTCTTTGTCCGTATGGCCATCATTGAAGCCGTTCTTAAAGGTCGCGGTGCAAAATAA
- a CDS encoding HAD family hydrolase, producing the protein MSPHKYAFKNYIFDFYGTLVDIETDESSPILWDTMAQIYQSYGASYTGEGLRLRYKELVQQAEEDLAKEKQVAYPEIDLTVIFVQLYLEGHPSGDSVAHLKEWGRLIARTFRVLSRKRLELYPHTKEVLEDMKAAGCRIFLLSNAQADFTNPEIDLVGLRELFHAIYLSSDAGIRKPQPEFLLEVMKEHQLNPEKTVMVGNDFTTDVAVAQSIGMESILINTFPYSDAELREKNQAGVRVIRDIQELQED; encoded by the coding sequence ATGAGTCCGCACAAGTACGCATTTAAAAACTATATTTTTGATTTTTATGGAACCTTGGTCGACATCGAAACCGATGAGTCGAGTCCAATTTTATGGGATACTATGGCTCAGATCTACCAATCCTACGGGGCAAGCTACACAGGAGAAGGCTTGCGACTGCGTTATAAAGAGTTGGTGCAACAAGCCGAAGAAGACTTGGCCAAGGAAAAACAAGTTGCCTACCCAGAGATTGATCTGACGGTCATTTTTGTGCAATTGTATTTAGAAGGTCATCCAAGTGGGGATAGTGTTGCCCACCTCAAAGAGTGGGGGCGTTTGATTGCGCGAACTTTCCGTGTCCTTTCTCGCAAGCGGTTGGAGCTTTATCCTCATACGAAAGAAGTATTAGAGGATATGAAAGCTGCAGGTTGCCGAATCTTTCTCTTATCCAATGCCCAAGCAGATTTTACCAATCCGGAGATTGATTTGGTTGGTTTGAGAGAGCTTTTCCATGCCATTTACTTGTCGTCTGACGCAGGTATTCGTAAACCTCAGCCAGAGTTTCTCTTGGAAGTGATGAAAGAACACCAGTTGAACCCTGAGAAAACGGTCATGGTGGGGAATGACTTTACGACAGATGTCGCTGTTGCCCAAAGTATCGGGATGGAGAGTATCTTGATCAATACCTTCCCATACTCTGATGCTGAACTGCGCGAGAAGAATCAAGCAGGTGTGCGCGTGATTCGAGATATTCAAGAATTGCAGGAAGATTGA
- the pyrR gene encoding bifunctional pyr operon transcriptional regulator/uracil phosphoribosyltransferase PyrR encodes MKTKEVVDDLTMKRAITRITYEIIERNKDLSQIVLVGIKTRGVYIARRIQERLSQLEQIDVPVAELDTKPFRDDMKATEDTTVLPVDIAHREVILIDDVLYTGRTIRAAIDNLVSHGRPARVSLAVLVDRGHRELPIRPDFVGKNIPTSKSEEIIVEMVELDGQDRVLIKEA; translated from the coding sequence ATGAAAACCAAAGAAGTCGTTGATGATTTGACGATGAAACGGGCCATTACCCGCATCACCTACGAAATCATTGAACGAAACAAAGATTTGAGCCAGATTGTGCTGGTGGGGATCAAGACGCGTGGTGTTTACATCGCTCGCCGGATCCAAGAACGCCTCTCTCAGCTGGAACAAATCGATGTCCCTGTAGCAGAACTAGATACCAAGCCTTTCCGAGATGACATGAAGGCGACAGAAGATACAACGGTTTTACCAGTTGATATCGCTCATAGAGAAGTCATTTTGATCGATGATGTCCTCTATACAGGTCGCACGATACGCGCTGCCATTGACAATTTGGTCAGTCACGGTCGTCCTGCTCGAGTGAGTCTTGCGGTTCTAGTTGACCGTGGGCATCGGGAGTTGCCGATTCGTCCGGACTTTGTTGGGAAAAATATCCCGACAAGTAAGTCAGAGGAAATCATTGTCGAGATGGTGGAGCTAGACGGCCAAGACCGCGTCCTCATCAAAGAAGCTTAA
- a CDS encoding ATP-grasp domain-containing protein yields MMKENQKLLLLCGDSYQDISLLVAVKEAQKLNAKDGNALVLYLGEENTITQEAGKQVVVSKLKLDALRTILLSYTRSRLLLAFADKQILNLLFRLEETGFFKEASIRIVGPSLQRYRTFYQQADQRRLFQELGYQVPASALVGSVREAIEFSEGIQFPIMIWPVASKQGQGRKIAHNLDDLCEAVETGLSVSPSQQCLLEFSTYGFKELDFVVMRDREDNHYLAASIESIDPVGIHSSDSYQFMPAVTLTDREFQNLREVAIHISRYLKLTGAISIKFALDPTSYAFYILEVNPFASDSISMASMGLGYSLFEQGVQLQLGRSLEHLPHPLLKDLKAVYEPSLDYIFFKIPIFSDAAKNARLNTQIHSYGAVYGFGKRIDEAYQQALETIKDKNLLTVFPEEMSDDELIQKIARHMPHRLFYILEALKRGFEFEELLDLSKLAPVYLQVLANLVAMDKTEEVATSPAFLPVEPSAGLYEVKVGAAYYLTQNGTNESLGLDAPCVLVDDLEIRDVQFYEKVRLQVQKLKEKGQEVILLTNRPFTESLADKVYYLPINETSLHLIQKIDQVKDIVKLSNRQ; encoded by the coding sequence ATGATGAAAGAAAACCAGAAATTGCTTCTCCTATGTGGAGATTCTTATCAGGATATTAGCCTCTTGGTTGCGGTAAAGGAAGCACAAAAACTTAATGCCAAGGATGGGAATGCTCTGGTCCTTTATCTGGGCGAAGAAAATACTATCACCCAAGAAGCTGGAAAACAGGTTGTAGTCAGTAAGCTTAAGCTGGATGCTCTTAGGACGATTCTTCTTTCTTATACTCGATCTCGCTTGCTCTTAGCTTTTGCGGATAAACAGATTTTAAATCTCTTATTTCGATTGGAAGAAACTGGATTTTTCAAAGAGGCATCGATTAGAATTGTGGGACCGAGCCTTCAACGTTACCGCACCTTTTATCAGCAGGCGGATCAACGACGTCTTTTTCAAGAGTTGGGCTATCAGGTACCCGCTTCCGCACTGGTTGGTTCTGTTCGAGAAGCCATTGAGTTTTCTGAAGGCATTCAATTTCCCATTATGATCTGGCCGGTAGCGAGTAAGCAAGGGCAGGGGCGAAAGATTGCTCATAACCTGGATGACTTGTGCGAAGCAGTAGAAACAGGACTTTCGGTCTCTCCAAGTCAGCAGTGTTTGCTAGAGTTTTCGACCTATGGCTTTAAGGAATTGGATTTTGTGGTCATGCGGGATCGCGAAGACAATCACTACCTGGCGGCCTCTATTGAAAGCATTGATCCTGTCGGGATCCACTCTAGTGACTCTTATCAATTTATGCCAGCGGTCACCCTGACTGACCGGGAGTTTCAAAATCTTCGTGAAGTAGCGATCCACATCAGTCGCTATTTGAAGCTGACAGGAGCCATTTCGATCAAGTTTGCTTTGGATCCGACGAGCTATGCTTTTTATATCCTAGAAGTTAATCCATTTGCTTCAGACAGTATCTCGATGGCCTCAATGGGCTTGGGCTATTCCTTGTTTGAGCAAGGTGTTCAGTTACAATTGGGACGCTCTCTCGAGCATCTGCCTCATCCCTTGTTAAAGGATTTAAAGGCCGTTTACGAACCAAGTTTGGACTATATCTTCTTTAAGATTCCGATTTTTTCTGATGCTGCTAAAAATGCCCGCCTCAATACCCAAATTCACTCTTATGGGGCGGTTTATGGATTTGGGAAGAGAATCGATGAGGCTTATCAACAAGCCCTAGAAACCATTAAAGACAAGAACTTGCTGACCGTTTTTCCTGAAGAAATGAGCGATGATGAATTAATCCAGAAAATTGCTCGTCATATGCCCCACCGGCTCTTCTATATCTTAGAGGCTCTGAAACGTGGTTTTGAGTTTGAGGAACTCTTGGATTTGAGTAAATTAGCACCTGTTTATTTGCAGGTCCTAGCCAACCTTGTAGCGATGGATAAAACAGAAGAAGTTGCAACAAGCCCAGCCTTTCTTCCGGTTGAGCCATCAGCTGGCTTATATGAGGTCAAAGTGGGAGCAGCCTATTATCTGACCCAGAATGGAACCAATGAATCATTGGGTTTGGACGCGCCTTGTGTCTTGGTGGATGATCTAGAAATCCGCGATGTCCAATTTTATGAGAAAGTCCGCCTACAAGTTCAAAAGCTGAAAGAAAAGGGACAAGAAGTGATCTTGCTCACCAATCGCCCTTTTACAGAATCCTTGGCAGATAAAGTCTACTATCTTCCGATCAATGAGACAAGCCTTCACCTGATTCAGAAAATTGATCAGGTCAAAGATATTGTCAAGCTTTCTAATAGACAATAA
- a CDS encoding Pr6Pr family membrane protein: protein MKFKLLFSYRFLLFILSVIGVYLQLTKHGGFGMMLYYTILSNMLVMFFMGDMVWRMLRGRSTQIQGYLRLKGGVTMSIMITCVIYHFMLAPIATPEKFYRLENFLCHYIVPLMFFFDTLVIDKAKQYRKSDPLAWTVLPVLYMLFALLNGLVLKWPVPGAKDSPFAYFFINVNKYGWAFVGKWVVIIFIAYLLAGYVLYGIKNIKRKSAVS, encoded by the coding sequence ATGAAATTCAAACTATTGTTTAGCTATCGTTTTCTATTGTTTATTTTGAGTGTCATCGGCGTTTATTTGCAACTCACCAAGCATGGTGGCTTTGGGATGATGCTCTATTACACTATTTTGTCCAACATGTTGGTCATGTTCTTCATGGGAGACATGGTTTGGCGCATGCTTCGTGGTCGTTCGACACAAATACAGGGCTATCTTCGCTTGAAGGGTGGTGTCACCATGTCAATCATGATCACCTGTGTCATCTACCACTTTATGCTAGCACCCATCGCGACACCTGAGAAGTTTTACCGCTTGGAAAACTTCCTCTGTCACTACATTGTTCCCTTGATGTTCTTCTTTGATACCCTGGTGATTGATAAGGCCAAACAGTACCGTAAGTCGGATCCGTTGGCTTGGACAGTGCTTCCCGTTCTTTATATGCTTTTTGCTCTTCTCAACGGTTTGGTTCTGAAGTGGCCAGTACCGGGTGCCAAAGATAGTCCCTTTGCCTATTTCTTTATCAATGTCAATAAATACGGCTGGGCCTTTGTTGGCAAATGGGTGGTGATCATCTTTATCGCTTACCTCTTAGCTGGCTATGTGCTCTATGGGATCAAAAATATCAAGCGAAAATCGGCTGTTTCTTAG